The Candidatus Atribacteria bacterium ADurb.Bin276 DNA segment AAACCAAATACCACCAGTGGTATTCGGATTGGAACTCCGTCCTGTACGACTCGTGGCATGAAAGAAAAAGAAATGTCGGTCATTGCTAAGCTGATTTGTAGGACATTCGAATCAAAAAATGATATACTGGCACTTGAAAAAATTACTCATGATGTAAATCAGCTTTGTCAACAATTTCCACTCTATCCTGATCTAATCATTCCGGAATAGATAATTTAAATTTTGGTTTTAAAAGTAATGGTCAAGGAAATTAATTCCAGGATTCGCCAGTGAGGAGGTTTATACTGATGAGAGAAAAAGTAGAAAAGGCCTTAGAAAAGGTGAGAGGATATCTTCGTATGGAAGGTGGAGATGTTGAATTAGTAGATATTGTTGATGGGGTTGTGAAGGTCCGATTAAAAGGAATGTGCAGTTCTTGTCCGATGTCGATGATGACTCTTAAAGACGGTATCGAGCGAGTGGTAAAAGAAGAAGTTCCCGAGGTTGTATCGGTTATTCAAGCTTAATCAATCAGATTATCTCATAAAAAAAGCGTCTGACATGAAAATCAGACGCTTTTTTTATTTTTAAACTATTCATTCCAAAATTTATTTTTGATTAAATAATGCTAGCCATTCAATACAATTTTCTACTTACTTCGCCAACTTTCCCTGAATAATCCAATAAAAAAGACTTACCAAGACGACTCCACCAATGATATTTCCTAAAGTAACCGGTAAGAGGTTTCGGAAAATATCCCCCCAGTGCAAGAGTTTTTCTGCAGAAAAATATCCTTGGGCGATGATTCCGGCTGGTAAAAAATACATATTGGCTACACTATGTTCATAACCCAGTGCTACAAAGGTTAGAATTGGGGCCGGAATAACTAGCAGCTTGGTCAGATTATTTTCTGAATAAATACAAAGCAAGACAGCAAAGCAAACTAACCAGTTGCATAAAATTCCACGACTCAAGGCGGGAAAAAAAGCAAGACTCACCTTAGCGCTGGCAATAGTATAGGCTCTTTCAGCTATGACCCCTTGTCCGGAAGCGAATAATCCGGAAGTATGGTAAAGACCAACCAAAAGAAGAGCTCCAACAAAATTACCTAAATAAACAATCACCCAGTTTTTTAATGTATTCAACCAAGAAGAAAGTGAATCAAAGCAGGAATAAGAAAGAAGGCAATTTCCTGTAAAGAGATCAGCTTTCCCTAAAACAACAAAAATTAAACCTACCGAGAATACCAAACCACCTAAGATTTGACTTAATCCATAGGAGAGTCCCGATGATGCAGTTACAAGGGTATAAAGTTGAGACGCAAATCCAATATAGGCTCCAGCTAAAATTGAACCAATAAAGAGAGACAAAGCTCGCTTTTGAGTTTTGCCATTACACCAACGAATAAAGGTCGCATGGTCGGTTTCCACATTTCTTCCTCCTTATTTAAAAATAATGATTTCGTTAATTACTTAAATAGATAATATAATAGGTCAATAAATTTTTAAAGATAAATTATAGATTTTTATATATCTTTTTGTTAAAATGTCAACAATACCTTACGAGGGAGGGTCGTTAATGGCGGAAGTATTAGAACAACTTGCAAAAGAATTATTTGCTGGGAATGCTAAAGGCGTAGCCGAGCTAACCAACAAAGCATTGGCAGAAGGTCTTAAACCTTCTGAAGTATTGAACGGTGGTCTTATCAAAGGAATGAGTGAAGTTGGGGTGAAATTTAAAGCCAACGAAATCTATGTTCCTGAGGTATTAATTGCTGCTCGCGCCATGAAAGCTGGTATGGAAATTTTAAAACCAAAACTAGCCGAAAGCGGAGTAGAGCCGGTAGCAAAAATGATCATCGGAACGGTAAAGGGAGACCTTCATGATATTGGAAAAAATTTAGTTGCTATGATGATGGAAGGAGCTGGCTTTGAAATTATCGATCTCGGTATCGATGTCCCGGCTGAAAAATTTATCCAGGCAATGAAAGACAACAAACCTCAAGTCGTTGGTATGTCAGCCTTATTAACCACCACCATGGTCCAAATCAAAGAAAACATCAAGGCCTTCAATGATGCTGGAGTAAGAAGTAATGTAAAAGTTTTAATTGGAGGAGCTCCAGTTACTCAAAAGTTTACCGATGAAGTCGGCGCTGATGGCTATGCACCGGATGCTGCTTCAGCTGTTGACAAAGTTAAGGAACTTTTAAGTATCTCCTAAAAAAAGGGTGGAATTCCACCCTTTTTTTTAATTATGAATTAATTAATTATCTTATTTAATAAATAATTCAAATGCTTTATTAATTATTTTTAAAAGGGGGATTACAGTTATGATGAGTGATCTTGAAATCGCCCAACGCTCAACTATGAAACCAATTTCAGAAATTGCTAACACAATAAGCTTAAACGATGATGACTATGAACTCTATGGAAAATATAAAGCTAAAATCTCTCTCGATGTTTTAAATAAGTTTCAAAATCAACCCTTAGGAAAATATATTGACGTAACTGCTATTACGCCAACTCCGCTAGGAGAAGGAAAAACGGTTACCACCATTGGGTTAGCCATGGGTTTAAATGCCATCGGGAAAAAGAGCATTGTCTGCATTCGTCAGCCTTCCCTTGGTCCAGTGTTTGGAATCAAAGGGGGAGCTGCCGGTGGTGGATACTCCCAAGTTATTCCTATGGAGGATTTTAATCTCCATTTAACCGGAGATACCCATGCCGTATCTTTGGCTCATAATCTTCTTGCCGCTTTTATTGATAATCATCTTCACCATGGGAATGCCCTGGATCTCAACCCATACACGATCAGCTGGCCACGGGTTGTCGACGTAAGCGATCGATCGCTTCGAAAAATTATCCTTGGCTTGGGTGGAAAAGAAAACGGAGTCCCTCGAGAATCCGGTTTCGATATCTCGGTTGCCTCTGAGGTCATGGCTATTTTAGCTTTGACGACTGATTTATCGGATATTCGAAAGCGATTGGGGCGTATTGTTATCGGTTATAACAAAAAGAAACAGCCGATTACTGCAGAAGATTTAAAATGTGCCGGTTCAATGGCGGTTTTAATGAAAGATGCTATTAAACCCAATCTTCTCCAAACCTTAGAAAATACTCCATGTCTGGTTCACGCTGGTCCCTTCGCCAATATCGCTCATGGTAACAGTTCTATCATAGCCGATCAAATCGCTCTTCGTTTAACCGATTATGTTGTAACCGAGAGTGGTTTTGGTGCTGATTGTGGTATGGAAAAGTTTATGGATATTAAATGCCGGTATAGCGGGCTCAAACCCAATTGCGTCGTTATGGTGTGCTCCATTCGAGCTTTAAAAATGCATAGTGGAAAATATAAAGTGGTACCAGGAAAACCACTCGATCCTGGTTTAGCGCAAGAAGATATTGAAGCTGTTACCCAAGGTTCAGAAAATTTAATTAAACAGATCGAAAATGCCCGCTACTTTGGCATACCAGTAGTTGTGGCCATTAACGCTTTTACCTCCGATTCTCCAAAAGAAATTGAAACTGTCAGAAAAATTTCCATAGAAAATGGCGCTTTTGATGCAGTGGTTTCCGAAGTATGGGCCAAGGGCGGAGATGGAGGAAAGGATTTGGCTCAAGCAGTTGCTCGGGCATGCGATAATGGAGGGAATTTCCAATTTCTCTATCCGCTTGATATCCCAATCAAAGATAAAATTCATGCCATTGCAACTAAAATTTATGGTGCCGATGGAGTGGTTTACGAAAACGAAGCCGAGAAAAAAATCAAATTGTTCACTGAAATGGGATGGGATACTTTACCAATTTGCATGGCGAAAACCCATCTTTCTCTTTCTCATGACCCCAAACTGTTAGGTCGTCCGAGAGGCTATAAATTGCCAATCCGTGATATTCGACCTTCAATTGGTGCTGGTTTCCTGTACCCACTTTGTGGTGAGATGAGAACCATGCCTGGTCTACCTTCCAAACCAGCTGGAAATACAGTCGATTTCGATGAAGATGGGAATGTAGTGGGACTTTTCTAATGAACCAATTTACCTCTTCTGTTCCCATTTATGATTTCGCAATCCTGGGTGCCGGTGTGGCCGGTTTATCTGCTGCTCTAATTCTAAGCCCTTCCTTGAAGGGAGTGGTTATCGATTCGGAAGAGCAAGCAGGTGGGTTGGCTTGGCAATTGGGATGTAAAGCCACCGATAGGTGCTTGTATTGTGGTGTGTGTCATGGGATACAATTACGACGAGACTTGAGAGATTTCTCGTCATACCCCTTTGATCTTATACTTGGCCAACAACTATCTTCGATGTTTAAAGAAAATGGGAATTATCATCTTTCTTTCAAAATCGGACGATCGATAATTGCTCATTCGATATTGATTGCAACCGGTATTCAACCCTTCGATGCCCGCCAAGTTCCTCAATACGGATATGGCACTTTCCCTCATATCTATACTGGCATTGAAATTGAAAGAAATTTAAATTCGGAAGGGGTCAAGGCGTTTAATGCCTATCAAAAAATCGCTTTCATTCAGTGCATAGGATCAAGAAATTTTAAAGAAAAAAGAGGATATTGTTCCCGGGTTTGTTGCCGATATGCTCTCCGGATTGCTGAGGATTTAGCTTTTCAATATCCCCATCTCCAGATTGATATGTATTATATGGACCTTCAGCTTCTGGGTGGAAATAAAGAATTACTTGCCGAAATCTCAGAAAAAAGGGTGAGACTCATCCGTCACATGCCCTATCGAGTGGAGTCACCTAACGGAAAACCAATTCTTTTGTTTGAGGATGACCAAAAGGTC contains these protein-coding regions:
- a CDS encoding Fe/S biogenesis protein NfuA, whose amino-acid sequence is MREKVEKALEKVRGYLRMEGGDVELVDIVDGVVKVRLKGMCSSCPMSMMTLKDGIERVVKEEVPEVVSVIQA
- the focA gene encoding putative formate transporter 1, with amino-acid sequence METDHATFIRWCNGKTQKRALSLFIGSILAGAYIGFASQLYTLVTASSGLSYGLSQILGGLVFSVGLIFVVLGKADLFTGNCLLSYSCFDSLSSWLNTLKNWVIVYLGNFVGALLLVGLYHTSGLFASGQGVIAERAYTIASAKVSLAFFPALSRGILCNWLVCFAVLLCIYSENNLTKLLVIPAPILTFVALGYEHSVANMYFLPAGIIAQGYFSAEKLLHWGDIFRNLLPVTLGNIIGGVVLVSLFYWIIQGKLAK
- the metH gene encoding Methionine synthase, whose translation is MAEVLEQLAKELFAGNAKGVAELTNKALAEGLKPSEVLNGGLIKGMSEVGVKFKANEIYVPEVLIAARAMKAGMEILKPKLAESGVEPVAKMIIGTVKGDLHDIGKNLVAMMMEGAGFEIIDLGIDVPAEKFIQAMKDNKPQVVGMSALLTTTMVQIKENIKAFNDAGVRSNVKVLIGGAPVTQKFTDEVGADGYAPDAASAVDKVKELLSIS
- the fhs gene encoding Formate--tetrahydrofolate ligase; amino-acid sequence: MMSDLEIAQRSTMKPISEIANTISLNDDDYELYGKYKAKISLDVLNKFQNQPLGKYIDVTAITPTPLGEGKTVTTIGLAMGLNAIGKKSIVCIRQPSLGPVFGIKGGAAGGGYSQVIPMEDFNLHLTGDTHAVSLAHNLLAAFIDNHLHHGNALDLNPYTISWPRVVDVSDRSLRKIILGLGGKENGVPRESGFDISVASEVMAILALTTDLSDIRKRLGRIVIGYNKKKQPITAEDLKCAGSMAVLMKDAIKPNLLQTLENTPCLVHAGPFANIAHGNSSIIADQIALRLTDYVVTESGFGADCGMEKFMDIKCRYSGLKPNCVVMVCSIRALKMHSGKYKVVPGKPLDPGLAQEDIEAVTQGSENLIKQIENARYFGIPVVVAINAFTSDSPKEIETVRKISIENGAFDAVVSEVWAKGGDGGKDLAQAVARACDNGGNFQFLYPLDIPIKDKIHAIATKIYGADGVVYENEAEKKIKLFTEMGWDTLPICMAKTHLSLSHDPKLLGRPRGYKLPIRDIRPSIGAGFLYPLCGEMRTMPGLPSKPAGNTVDFDEDGNVVGLF
- a CDS encoding putative glutamate synthase subunit beta → MNQFTSSVPIYDFAILGAGVAGLSAALILSPSLKGVVIDSEEQAGGLAWQLGCKATDRCLYCGVCHGIQLRRDLRDFSSYPFDLILGQQLSSMFKENGNYHLSFKIGRSIIAHSILIATGIQPFDARQVPQYGYGTFPHIYTGIEIERNLNSEGVKAFNAYQKIAFIQCIGSRNFKEKRGYCSRVCCRYALRIAEDLAFQYPHLQIDMYYMDLQLLGGNKELLAEISEKRVRLIRHMPYRVESPNGKPILLFEDDQKVNRVEYDAVILSVGMTPNPGTKQVADILRVNIDDDGFIKDYGDGIASQENIYVCGAASGAKDIETAISDGKKVAQRILSVHQYLQQGIS